Proteins from a genomic interval of Marispirochaeta aestuarii:
- a CDS encoding metallophosphoesterase family protein → MKLLIISDIHASIDKLQKLSEKERAADLLLLAGDLTHFGGRKDALSVVEILRSFKIPVLAIHGNCDRPGVMDLLAEEGIFAHGKLVTVAGVPVIGLGGSLPAPIPTPSTYSEEEAASELEGLPDGIEGREWILLVHQPPADSEADRVAAGKHVGSTSVAEFIRNYRPSLVCTGHIHESCSVSSFGESLLVNPGSLKDGRYAVADFGDGKVSAELRHL, encoded by the coding sequence ATGAAACTTTTGATTATCTCGGACATCCACGCTTCAATCGATAAACTTCAGAAGTTATCTGAAAAGGAGAGGGCGGCTGATCTGCTGCTTCTCGCCGGGGATCTTACCCACTTCGGGGGCAGAAAGGACGCCCTTTCGGTGGTCGAGATTCTTCGCAGCTTCAAGATCCCGGTTCTGGCGATTCACGGCAACTGCGACCGGCCGGGTGTAATGGATCTGCTCGCAGAAGAGGGAATCTTCGCCCATGGAAAGCTGGTAACTGTGGCTGGGGTCCCGGTTATCGGCCTGGGCGGTTCCCTGCCTGCACCCATACCGACTCCCTCCACCTACAGCGAAGAGGAGGCGGCTTCCGAACTTGAAGGCCTCCCGGACGGTATAGAGGGAAGGGAGTGGATACTCCTGGTGCATCAGCCTCCGGCAGATAGCGAGGCCGACCGGGTAGCCGCCGGAAAGCATGTGGGAAGCACATCCGTGGCTGAGTTTATCAGGAACTACCGTCCTTCCCTGGTCTGCACAGGTCATATCCACGAGTCGTGTTCCGTTTCCAGCTTCGGCGAATCCCTGCTGGTAAATCCTGGGAGTTTGAAGGACGGGCGCTATGCCGTGGCGGATTTCGGGGATGGGAAGGTCTCAGCCGAACTCAGGCACCTGTAA